A window of Longimicrobiales bacterium genomic DNA:
TACCACCTCGAGCTGGCAGAGGGGCGGGCGGCGGAGGACAGCGCGCTGCGGGTGATGGAGCGGCATGCGGCCGAGCTCGGCGTGCGCTTCAGTGCGCATGTCGACACGCTACGACAGCTCGTGGCGCAGCGTGACTCTCTCGAGCGGGCACTCGGCGCGGCGGCAGGTCCGGGCAGCGTCGTGCCCCTTTCGCGTTTCGACGCCCTCAACGCCGAGACCCTGCGGCAGGTGCAGCATCTGCGCGGCGCGCTGTCGGATGTTACGGACATAACCCTGAACGAGAACGCGCGCTGGGCGGGCAGGCAGCGGCAGGTCGCCGTGCTGCTCGGCATCATCGCCGCGGCGGCCGCACTGCTGCTCGGCTGGTTCGGCCTGCAGCAGCAGCGCCTGCGGCACACTGCACAGCACGCGCGTGCCCTCGCCGAGCGACGTCGCGGCGAGCTGGAGCGGATGACGGAAAGCCGCGAGCGGCTCCTGCGCGGGTTCACCCATGACATGAAGAACCCGCTCGGCGCCGCGAGCGGTTACCTGCAGCTCCTCGCCGACGGCATCATGGGAAGGATGACCGCGGAACAGAAGCGCAGTGTCGACCGCGCCAGCGGCTCCATCATGTCCGCACTCGACCTGGTCGACGAGCTGCTCGAGCTGGCGCGCGCAGAAAGCGGTCATCTCTCGATCCGCCGGATGCGCACCGACCTGCGCACGCTGGTGCGCGACGTCGCCGAAGAGTATCGCGGCCAGGCAGAGTGCCGGGGGCTCGCTTTTGATGTCGCCCTGCCGGCACAGGTGCCTCCGATCACGACCGACCGGCGACGCGTGGGCCAGGTGCTCGGGAACCTGATCTCGAATGCGGTGAAGTACACGCAGGAAGGACGTATCCTGATCCGGCTGGACGTCGTCGGAGACGGAGACGGCTCGACAGACCGGGCCGCGATCT
This region includes:
- a CDS encoding HAMP domain-containing sensor histidine kinase codes for the protein MTGPVEEQAGQSSKELAESFPTHQREWLPIVALAAVLLVLLVLAATPALMLHRMSRTTERMTTLLLPAYEAVRDFAYVTERRLAAARSVALSDDPRYHLELAEGRAAEDSALRVMERHAAELGVRFSAHVDTLRQLVAQRDSLERALGAAAGPGSVVPLSRFDALNAETLRQVQHLRGALSDVTDITLNENARWAGRQRQVAVLLGIIAAAAALLLGWFGLQQQRLRHTAQHARALAERRRGELERMTESRERLLRGFTHDMKNPLGAASGYLQLLADGIMGRMTAEQKRSVDRASGSIMSALDLVDELLELARAESGHLSIRRMRTDLRTLVRDVAEEYRGQAECRGLAFDVALPAQVPPITTDRRRVGQVLGNLISNAVKYTQEGRILIRLDVVGDGDGSTDRAAISIEDTGPGIPREMQPRLFDEFVRVEPHDSGGAGIGLTIARRIAHALGGEITLHSIEGKGSVFTLWLPLDGEGPG